A window of the Deinococcus humi genome harbors these coding sequences:
- a CDS encoding type II secretion system protein, producing the protein MTGVKGTRQDRCRGREQGFTIIEILVAIALLGILASVLTATMTGSLNLNRQSQRQLDTASRAQQVLESIRGAWADTSGGVISSNYERACAPSSSVSLNGLSAKYINLNTRAQPINASGTVISAPSGTNVTITATCAAQPVVQMTGGATYPMRRLIVSSNTGTQDIVLTLDVLRPQ; encoded by the coding sequence ATGACGGGCGTGAAAGGCACCAGACAGGATCGCTGTAGGGGTAGAGAACAGGGCTTTACCATCATCGAGATTCTCGTCGCTATTGCTCTCCTGGGAATTCTCGCATCGGTATTGACGGCAACCATGACAGGCAGTCTGAATCTCAACCGTCAGAGTCAACGTCAACTCGACACAGCCAGCCGCGCCCAGCAGGTTCTGGAGAGCATTCGGGGGGCATGGGCTGATACGTCAGGCGGAGTAATATCCTCGAACTACGAACGGGCCTGCGCGCCATCATCCTCAGTCTCTCTCAATGGCTTGAGCGCCAAGTACATCAACCTCAATACCAGGGCGCAGCCTATTAATGCCAGTGGAACGGTCATTAGTGCTCCCAGCGGCACCAATGTCACCATCACGGCAACCTGTGCGGCCCAGCCCGTTGTACAGATGACTGGTGGCGCTACATACCCGATGCGGCGCTTGATCGTCAGTTCTAACACCGGCACACAGGACATCGTCCTTACCTTGGACGTACTGAGGCCCCAATGA
- the ruvX gene encoding Holliday junction resolvase RuvX — MSDERPTASDDLPTVLALDVSKSRIGFAVNAGRLAFGRGSVDRKRLPLDLKAVRLKVRETGAGLLLLGLPLRTDGAHSPSADRVRAFGKILTEQGYVVAFQDERFTTRRARDLGAADEDEAAAVQILELYLMGRAALE, encoded by the coding sequence ATGAGCGACGAACGGCCCACCGCCTCCGACGATCTGCCCACCGTGCTGGCTCTGGACGTGAGCAAATCGCGTATCGGCTTTGCGGTGAACGCTGGGCGCTTGGCCTTTGGACGCGGGAGTGTGGACCGCAAACGGTTGCCGCTGGATCTGAAAGCCGTGCGCCTAAAAGTTAGAGAGACGGGGGCAGGGCTGCTGCTGCTGGGGCTGCCCCTCCGAACCGATGGTGCGCATAGTCCTTCGGCGGACCGGGTACGCGCTTTCGGCAAGATCCTGACCGAGCAGGGCTATGTGGTCGCCTTTCAAGACGAGCGTTTCACCACTCGCCGTGCCCGTGATCTTGGGGCTGCCGATGAGGACGAAGCGGCGGCTGTGCAGATTCTGGAGCTGTATCTGATGGGAAGGGCCGCTTTAGAGTGA
- a CDS encoding enoyl-CoA hydratase-related protein: MTQDSVILSQTRVGVCTLTLNRPDKLNAANDELLLTLTTELRRAEADAAVRVVILTGAGRGFCAGQDLGDVSGRDMTFTEHLNHTYNPLIRTIRTLDKPVISAVNGVAAGAGASLALAGDIRLWAQSARLIEIFSNIALVPDSGSTWFLPRLVGYSRAFELMAFAERVDAETALKLGLCEHVFADETFMDDVQAYAERLAQRPANALKLTKQALGAALTSTLDEALDQEAALQQLAGDHWEHQEGVTAFKEKRAPDFVRAKD, translated from the coding sequence ATGACCCAGGACAGCGTGATCCTCTCGCAGACCCGCGTGGGCGTCTGCACCTTGACCCTTAACCGCCCGGACAAACTGAACGCAGCCAACGACGAACTGTTGCTGACCCTCACCACCGAGTTGAGGAGGGCGGAGGCTGACGCCGCCGTGCGCGTCGTGATCCTCACCGGTGCGGGGCGTGGCTTCTGCGCCGGTCAGGATCTCGGTGACGTATCAGGCCGCGACATGACATTCACCGAGCACCTGAACCACACCTACAACCCTTTGATCCGCACCATTCGCACGCTGGACAAACCGGTCATCAGTGCAGTCAACGGCGTGGCAGCGGGTGCTGGGGCCAGTCTGGCCCTGGCCGGGGATATCCGCCTGTGGGCACAGTCCGCCCGGCTGATCGAGATTTTCTCGAACATCGCCCTTGTCCCCGATTCAGGCAGCACCTGGTTCCTGCCGCGGCTGGTAGGCTATAGCCGCGCTTTCGAGCTGATGGCTTTTGCCGAGCGCGTGGACGCTGAGACAGCCCTGAAGCTGGGCCTGTGCGAACACGTGTTCGCCGATGAGACGTTCATGGACGACGTTCAGGCCTATGCCGAGCGGCTGGCCCAGCGTCCCGCGAATGCCCTGAAATTGACCAAACAGGCACTCGGCGCCGCGCTTACCTCCACGCTGGACGAGGCACTGGATCAGGAGGCTGCTTTGCAACAGCTGGCCGGGGATCACTGGGAACACCAGGAGGGCGTGACAGCCTTCAAGGAAAAACGCGCACCTGATTTCGTGCGCGCCAAGGATTGA
- a CDS encoding pilus assembly FimT family protein yields MNRDSQGFTLLEILVVLAIIAILTGIFGVNLIRSIRTAELREAATQVATDFRRARSQAQRGSTDVVLVLPGISGGTVYKVDTVQKVLPNGAQVICKTTCGSGATTNVTYQAPYGELGAGATGSVYTVRSPINGISDLEIRIVGVTGKVILTKAGS; encoded by the coding sequence ATGAACCGCGACAGTCAAGGATTCACATTACTTGAAATCTTGGTCGTCTTGGCCATCATTGCCATCCTCACTGGAATCTTCGGAGTTAACTTGATTCGCAGTATACGTACGGCAGAGTTGCGCGAAGCTGCCACCCAGGTGGCCACTGACTTTCGGCGTGCTCGTTCCCAGGCGCAGCGGGGCAGCACGGACGTTGTACTCGTTTTGCCCGGCATTAGCGGAGGAACGGTCTATAAGGTCGATACGGTCCAGAAGGTGCTGCCAAACGGTGCACAGGTGATCTGCAAGACGACCTGTGGTAGTGGGGCAACGACCAACGTGACCTATCAGGCCCCCTACGGCGAACTGGGGGCCGGAGCAACAGGAAGCGTCTACACTGTCCGAAGTCCCATCAATGGGATCAGCGATCTCGAAATCAGGATTGTTGGTGTGACTGGGAAGGTCATTCTGACGAAGGCAGGATCCTAA